A region from the Malus domestica chromosome 07, GDT2T_hap1 genome encodes:
- the LOC103409923 gene encoding nuclear transcription factor Y subunit A-4-like isoform X2 produces the protein MMPAKSKDEDPHIKQGAQTLLQPICSQPWWRGVGNGSASSLVDHSNSMVMNGAMQAQPNARLDGGVANFHKELRTTVGSQSDGNNGSENEHIKSVSSSVVPALGEHVDPNSQMELVGHSIVMSSYPYSDPQYGGMLTPYGPQAMLPPHFYGMHPGRMPLPLDMEEEPVYVNAKQYHGILRRRQSRAKAELEKKLIKARKPYLHESRHLHALRRARGCGGRFLNTKKQDANDENSSLEKGMNLDGNHSAQSASNVQQDGSGPWFRTHNHHTHSNGNGNDHGPSSAYPSTFSDSRENMQLKGLSRGAIPSK, from the exons ATGATGCCAGCTAAATCTAAAGATGAAGATCCGCATATAAAACAGGGTGCTCAGACACTGTTGCAACCTATTTGCTCCCAACCTTGGTGGCGTGGAGTGGGGAATGGTTCTGCATCATCTTTGGTGGATCACAGTAATAGTATGGTCATGAATGGAGCAATGCAGGCACAACCTAATGCTAGGCTGGACGGTGGTGTGGCCAACTTCCACAAAGAATTGCGGACTACAGTAGGATCACAGTCTG ACGGGAATAATGGAAGTGAAAACGAACATATCAAAAGCGTTTCGTCGTCAGTGGTTCCTGCATTGGGTGAACACGTGGATCCAAATTCACAAATGGAACTTGTTGGCCACTCAATT GTTATGTCATCATATCCGTATTCAGATCCACAATATGGTGGGATGTTGACTCCTTATGGGCCACAAGCTATG TTGCCTCCCCACTTCTATGGTATGCATCCTGGTAGAATGCCTTTGCCCCTTGATATGGAAGAGGAGCCTGTGTATGTAAATGCGAAGCAGTACCATGGTATTTTGAGACGAAGACAGTCACGTGCTAAAGCTGAGCTTGAAAAGAAACTTATAAAAGCTCGAAAG CCTTATCTTCACGAGTCTCGACACCTACATGCATTAAGAAGGGCAAGGGGCTGTGGAGGCCGCTTCCTTAATACAAAGAAACAAGATGCCAATGACGAGAATTCCTCGTTAGAAAAAGGCatgaatttggatggaaaccATTCAGCCCAATCCG CCTCAAATGTCCAGCAAGACGGATCAGGTCCATGGTTCAGGACACACAACCACCACACACACTCTAATGGTAATGGCAACGATCATGGCCCATCATCAGCATACCCTTCCACGTTCAGTGACAGCAGGGAAAACATGCAGTTGAAAGGGTTGTCTCGTGGGGCCATTCCCAGTAAATGA
- the LOC103409923 gene encoding nuclear transcription factor Y subunit A-4-like isoform X1, whose translation MMPAKSKDEDPHIKQGAQTLLQPICSQPWWRGVGNGSASSLVDHSNSMVMNGAMQAQPNARLDGGVANFHKELRTTVGSQSDGNNGSENEHIKSVSSSVVPALGEHVDPNSQMELVGHSIVMSSYPYSDPQYGGMLTPYGPQAMLPPHFYGMHPGRMPLPLDMEEEPVYVNAKQYHGILRRRQSRAKAELEKKLIKARKPYLHESRHLHALRRARGCGGRFLNTKKQDANDENSSLEKGMNLDGNHSAQSAKSGFECCPNTSNGNVDSSNVQQDGSGPWFRTHNHHTHSNGNGNDHGPSSAYPSTFSDSRENMQLKGLSRGAIPSK comes from the exons ATGATGCCAGCTAAATCTAAAGATGAAGATCCGCATATAAAACAGGGTGCTCAGACACTGTTGCAACCTATTTGCTCCCAACCTTGGTGGCGTGGAGTGGGGAATGGTTCTGCATCATCTTTGGTGGATCACAGTAATAGTATGGTCATGAATGGAGCAATGCAGGCACAACCTAATGCTAGGCTGGACGGTGGTGTGGCCAACTTCCACAAAGAATTGCGGACTACAGTAGGATCACAGTCTG ACGGGAATAATGGAAGTGAAAACGAACATATCAAAAGCGTTTCGTCGTCAGTGGTTCCTGCATTGGGTGAACACGTGGATCCAAATTCACAAATGGAACTTGTTGGCCACTCAATT GTTATGTCATCATATCCGTATTCAGATCCACAATATGGTGGGATGTTGACTCCTTATGGGCCACAAGCTATG TTGCCTCCCCACTTCTATGGTATGCATCCTGGTAGAATGCCTTTGCCCCTTGATATGGAAGAGGAGCCTGTGTATGTAAATGCGAAGCAGTACCATGGTATTTTGAGACGAAGACAGTCACGTGCTAAAGCTGAGCTTGAAAAGAAACTTATAAAAGCTCGAAAG CCTTATCTTCACGAGTCTCGACACCTACATGCATTAAGAAGGGCAAGGGGCTGTGGAGGCCGCTTCCTTAATACAAAGAAACAAGATGCCAATGACGAGAATTCCTCGTTAGAAAAAGGCatgaatttggatggaaaccATTCAGCCCAATCCGCCAAATCTGGTTTTGAGTGCTGTCCAAATACCAGCAATGGGAATGTTGATTCCTCAAATGTCCAGCAAGACGGATCAGGTCCATGGTTCAGGACACACAACCACCACACACACTCTAATGGTAATGGCAACGATCATGGCCCATCATCAGCATACCCTTCCACGTTCAGTGACAGCAGGGAAAACATGCAGTTGAAAGGGTTGTCTCGTGGGGCCATTCCCAGTAAATGA